In one Arachis duranensis cultivar V14167 chromosome 9, aradu.V14167.gnm2.J7QH, whole genome shotgun sequence genomic region, the following are encoded:
- the LOC107466546 gene encoding exocyst complex component EXO70A1: MGIAVGGADLLSEKASMMRESLQKSQTITDNVVTILGSFDHRLSALETAMRPTQIRTHSIRKAHENIDKTLKAAEGILAHFDQYRQAEAKILKGPHEDLENYLDAIEKLRSNIQFFGSKKGFKSSDGIIFHASNLLAKAISKLEDEFKQLLSSYSKPVEPERLFDCLPNSMRPSSGSPSQEGDPTGKNPSSNHHSESHNNNNADAVVYTPPALIPPRILPLLHELAQQMIEAGHRQQLLKIYRDSRSNVLEESLQKLGVEKLNKDDVQKLQWEILEAKIGNWIHFMRIAVKLLFAGERKVCDQIFEGFDSLSEQCFAEVTTNSVTMLLSFGEAIAKSKRSPEKLFVLLDMYEIMQELHSEIETLFKGKACTEIREAAMSLTKRLAQTAQETFGDFEEAVEKDATKTAVTDGTVHPLTSYVINYVKFLFDYRSTLKQLFQEFEGGDDSSQLASVTMRIMQALQTNLDGKSKQYRDPALTHLFLMNNIHYIVRSVRRSEAKDLLGDDWVQRHRRIVQQHANQYKRNAWAKILQCLSIQGLNSSGGGSGTAGGDAAAGSSSGASRALVKDRFKTFNVMFEELHQKQSQWTVPDTELRESLRLAVAEVLLPAYRSFVKRFGPLVESGKTPQKYIKYTAEDLDRMLGEFFEGKNMNETKR; encoded by the exons ATGGGAATTGCAGTGGGAGGAGCTGATTTGCTGAGTGAGAAAGCATCCATGATGAGGGAGTCTCTGCAAAAGAGCCAGACCATCACTGACAACGTTGTTACCATCCTAGGTTCCTTTGATCACCGCCTCTCCGCCCTTGAAACCGCCATGCGCCCCACTCAG ATTAGGACTCATTCTATTAGGAAAGCTCATGAGAATATTGATAAAACTTTGAAGGCTGCTGAAGGGATTTTGGCTCACTTTGATCAATACCGCCAG GCAGAGGCAAAAATACTTAAGGGGCCACATGAAGATTTGGAAAACTATCTTGATGCAATTGAAAAACTGAGAAGCAACATCCAGTTTTTTGGCAGTAAAAAAGGTTTTAAGAGTAGTGATGGTATTATCTTCCACGCCAGTAATTTGCTAGCTAAAGCCATTTCTAAGCTTGAAGATGAGTTTAAGCAGCTATTGTCATCTTACAG CAAACCTGTGGAACCTGAGCGCCTCTTCGATTGCCTTCCAAACTCTATGAGACCGTCATCAGGATCACCTAGCCAGGAGGGTGATCCTACGGGAAAGAACCCGTCTTCTAATCATCATTCCGAGTcgcacaacaacaataatgctgATGCTGTTGTATACACACCTCCTGCTCTTATACCACCAAGAATTTTGCCACTTCTACATGAATTAGCGCAGCAAATGATTGAAGCTGGACACCGGCAACAGTTGCTCAAAATATACAG AGATTCCCGTTCTAATGTGTTGGAAGAAAGCCTCCAAAAGCTTGGGGTTGAGAAACTTAACAAAGATGATGTTCAAAAGCTGCAATGGGAGATTTTGGAAGCCAAAATTGGAAACTGGATCCATTTCATGCGTATAGCA GTCAAATTGTTGTTTGCTGGCGAGAGGAAGGTTTGTGATCAGATATTTGAAGGCTTTGATTCACTTAGTGAACAGTGTTTTGCTGAAGTGACTACAAACAGTGTCACTATGCTACTTAGTTTTGGAGAAGCGATTGCCAAAAGCAAAAGATCCCCAGAAAAGTTATTTGTTCTTTTGGACATGTATGAAATTATGCAAGAGCTTCATTCAGAG ATTGAAACACTTTTCAAAGGCAAAGCTTGCACTGAAATAAGAGAGGCTGCAATGAGTTTGACGAAACGACTTGCACAAACAGCCCAAGAGACATTTGGAGATTTTGAAGAAGCTGTTGAGAAAGATGCTACAAAGACTGCAGTGACAGATGGAACTGTTCATCCTTTGACAAGCTATGTAATTAACTACGTCAAGTTTTTATTTGA CTACCGATCCACCTTGAAGCAACTTTTCCAAGAATTTGAAGGGGGAGATGACTCTTCGCAATTAGCATCTGTAACGATGCGAATAATGCAAGCCTTGCAAACTAATTTAGATGGGAAATCAAAGCAGTACAGGGATCCTGCATTGACACATCTTTTTCTCATGAATAATATTCATTATATTGTCAGATCGGTTCGTAG ATCCGAAGCTAAGGATTTGCTGGGAGATGATTGGGTACAACGACATAGGAGGATTGTTCAGCAGCATGCAAATCAATATAAAAGAAATGCTTGGGCAAAG ATTCTCCAATGCCTATCTATTCAGGGCCTTAACTCCTCAGGAGGCGGTAGTGGTACTGCCGGTGGTGACGCTGCAGCCGGAAGTAGTAGCGGTGCTTCAAGGGCACTCGTTAAGGACAG GTTCAAGACGTTTAACGTTATGTTCGAGGAACTCCATCAGAAACAATCTCAATGGACAGTTCCTGACACCGAGTTGCGCGAGTCTCTTAGGCTTGCAGTTGCCGAAGTCTTGTTACCCGCCTATAGATCATTTGTGAAACGATTCGG GCCTCTAGTGGAAAGTGGAAAGACTCCTCAGAAGTACATCAAATACACCGCCGAAGATCTAGACCGAATGTTGGGCGAATTTTTCGAAGGGAAGAACATGAACGAAACCAAGCGGTAA
- the LOC127739702 gene encoding receptor-like protein EIX2 isoform X1, translating to MSLSKWSQSIGNMESLESIDFSGNQLTGEIPQSITNLNFLNKLDLSYNHLEGKIPTGTQLQSFEASDFVGNKLCGPPLLLNCTMDGKVHDDDANDNEKERKNHGVKWLFVSVAFRFIVGFWGFVGPLFIFKSWMYAYYHFLDDVWYKLQSCI from the coding sequence TGGTCACAAAGTATTGGCAATATGGAGTCACTGGAATCCATTGATTTCTCTGGCAACCAACTCACAGGGGAGATCCCTCAAAGCATCACAAACTTGAACTTCCTGAACAAGCTAGACTTGTCCTACAATCACTTGGAGGGCAAAATCCCAACGGGCACTCAGTTGCAAAGCTTTGAAGCATCCGATTTTGTCGGCAACAAGCTATGTGGTCCACCATTGCTGCTCAACTGTACCATGGACGGGAAAgttcatgatgatgatgctaatgacaatgaaaaagagagaaagaatcATGGAGTGAAGTGGCTGTTTGTGAGTGTGGCTTTTCGATTTATAGTGGGATTTTGGGGATTTGTGGGTCCACTGTTCATATTCAAATCATGGATGTATGCCTATTACCATTTCCTTGACGATGTGTGGTACAAACTTCAATCATGTATATGA
- the LOC127739702 gene encoding receptor-like protein EIX2 isoform X2, with translation MSLSKSLESIDFSGNQLTGEIPQSITNLNFLNKLDLSYNHLEGKIPTGTQLQSFEASDFVGNKLCGPPLLLNCTMDGKVHDDDANDNEKERKNHGVKWLFVSVAFRFIVGFWGFVGPLFIFKSWMYAYYHFLDDVWYKLQSCI, from the coding sequence TCACTGGAATCCATTGATTTCTCTGGCAACCAACTCACAGGGGAGATCCCTCAAAGCATCACAAACTTGAACTTCCTGAACAAGCTAGACTTGTCCTACAATCACTTGGAGGGCAAAATCCCAACGGGCACTCAGTTGCAAAGCTTTGAAGCATCCGATTTTGTCGGCAACAAGCTATGTGGTCCACCATTGCTGCTCAACTGTACCATGGACGGGAAAgttcatgatgatgatgctaatgacaatgaaaaagagagaaagaatcATGGAGTGAAGTGGCTGTTTGTGAGTGTGGCTTTTCGATTTATAGTGGGATTTTGGGGATTTGTGGGTCCACTGTTCATATTCAAATCATGGATGTATGCCTATTACCATTTCCTTGACGATGTGTGGTACAAACTTCAATCATGTATATGA